In Dyadobacter subterraneus, a single genomic region encodes these proteins:
- a CDS encoding class I SAM-dependent methyltransferase, whose translation MKNSYDERVIRYESVTNFSDDMFDDLVAIIDPQDGDLILDCGAGYAPVTQAIIGREPMLDIDYYILEFSVVQLQRAQIEVSELLDSIGQMRSVSYQQNSAASMDYPDNFFDKVVTKMVLHELPAGEQVKMISEIFRILKPGGKLILWQTILDDSTVHFYRNMFRKKDSLAGYDSLVENRNFITQEAFYYLLENARFEKYELAKAFTYNFNSKYRLYSELQGDMEKLQALNTYLLEMVESEGEGFSEKTRFTFEDDNVSLFFKQGVYLAQKASI comes from the coding sequence TCCGTTATGAAAGCGTTACCAATTTCAGCGATGATATGTTTGATGATCTCGTAGCGATCATTGATCCGCAGGATGGTGACTTGATACTGGATTGTGGTGCCGGATATGCGCCTGTAACACAGGCAATTATTGGTAGAGAGCCTATGCTTGACATTGATTATTACATTTTGGAATTCAGTGTTGTCCAGCTTCAGAGAGCACAGATAGAAGTTTCTGAACTTCTGGATTCTATCGGCCAGATGAGATCGGTTTCTTATCAGCAAAACAGCGCCGCTTCGATGGATTATCCGGATAATTTTTTCGATAAAGTAGTAACCAAAATGGTACTGCATGAACTGCCGGCAGGTGAACAGGTCAAAATGATCAGCGAAATTTTCAGGATTCTAAAACCTGGCGGAAAACTGATTTTATGGCAAACAATTCTGGACGATTCGACGGTACATTTTTACCGAAATATGTTCCGTAAAAAAGACAGTCTGGCAGGATATGATTCACTGGTAGAAAATAGAAACTTTATCACACAGGAAGCATTTTACTATCTGCTTGAAAACGCCCGTTTCGAAAAATATGAACTGGCCAAAGCTTTCACATATAATTTCAACAGTAAATATCGCCTGTATTCCGAGTTGCAGGGAGACATGGAAAAATTACAGGCGCTGAATACTTATCTGCTCGAAATGGTGGAATCAGAGGGTGAAGGATTTTCTGAAAAAACCCGGTTTACTTTCGAAGATGACAACGTTAGTCTGTTCTTCAAACAAGGCGTTTATCTGGCTCAGAAAGCATCTATTTAA